A stretch of Lysinibacillus agricola DNA encodes these proteins:
- a CDS encoding ABC transporter ATP-binding protein: MIEFKNIQIKFDDFIAIQNLNLEIKEGEFFTLLGPSGCGKTTTLRSLVGFIKPTNGDILINGERINDIPVERREIGMVFQSYALFPTMNVYENLAFGLQLRKYKKDEVDKQVREIARKVDLNEEQLFKKVSDLSGGQQQRVAIARALVLKPKILVLDEPLSNLDAKLRKQLRRELKKLQSQFGITSIYVTHDQEEALTMSDRIAVFSKGNIEQVGTPKEIFDHSKTEFVCNFIGDNNYLEPSFLQRIKNECNVEIDPSKKAYIRPGKVTTKNVDVKKYDVIVEGEIVEKEYHGISSKVIYELGNQRIANMETEDNSNDYEVGSKKRIAFQTSDILTY, translated from the coding sequence ATGATTGAATTCAAAAATATTCAAATCAAATTTGATGATTTCATAGCCATTCAAAATTTAAATCTTGAAATTAAAGAAGGTGAGTTTTTTACACTTCTGGGACCTTCAGGATGTGGAAAAACAACGACGCTAAGGAGTTTAGTTGGATTTATCAAACCAACAAATGGCGACATCCTAATTAATGGAGAGAGAATAAACGATATTCCTGTAGAACGCCGTGAAATAGGTATGGTATTTCAGAGCTATGCACTGTTTCCAACTATGAATGTATATGAAAATTTAGCATTTGGACTTCAATTAAGAAAATACAAAAAAGATGAAGTGGATAAACAAGTTAGGGAAATAGCCAGAAAAGTAGATTTAAATGAAGAACAGCTTTTTAAAAAAGTATCTGACTTATCAGGTGGACAGCAGCAACGGGTTGCCATTGCAAGGGCTCTTGTATTGAAACCAAAAATTCTTGTGCTTGACGAACCGTTATCGAACTTGGATGCCAAACTAAGGAAACAACTTAGAAGAGAATTAAAAAAATTACAGTCGCAATTCGGAATCACGTCCATTTATGTTACACATGATCAGGAAGAAGCATTAACAATGTCTGACCGAATCGCAGTATTTAGCAAAGGCAATATTGAACAGGTTGGAACACCAAAGGAAATATTTGATCATTCGAAAACAGAATTTGTCTGTAATTTTATTGGCGACAACAACTATTTAGAGCCATCATTTTTACAGCGAATAAAAAATGAATGTAATGTAGAAATCGATCCGTCGAAAAAAGCATATATCAGACCAGGTAAAGTGACAACTAAAAATGTCGATGTCAAAAAATATGATGTGATAGTAGAAGGAGAAATTGTTGAAAAAGAGTATCACGGCATTTCTTCTAAAGTCATTTATGAGTTAGGTAATCAACGAATCGCAAATATGGAAACGGAAGATAATTCAAACGATTATGAAGTGGGAAGCAAAAAAAGAATCGCATTTCAAACATCAGATATTTTAACTTATTAG
- a CDS encoding SemiSWEET family sugar transporter, with protein MSITLLGVFAGLLTSCSFIPQAYKVIKTNRTQDISLPMYSLCTIGVFIWIIYGLMINDLAILLTNIITFVPTIIILNLTLKNHIQNKKKYNKKIYTHSS; from the coding sequence ATGTCAATTACATTATTAGGAGTATTTGCTGGGCTATTAACTAGCTGTTCGTTTATTCCGCAAGCATACAAAGTCATTAAAACAAATAGAACGCAAGATATCTCTCTACCGATGTATAGCTTATGTACAATTGGAGTGTTTATCTGGATCATCTATGGACTGATGATTAATGATTTGGCCATTCTATTAACAAATATCATTACTTTTGTACCAACAATAATCATTCTTAACCTAACCCTTAAAAACCATATACAAAACAAAAAAAAATATAATAAAAAGATCTATACTCATTCCTCTTGA
- a CDS encoding glycerophosphodiester phosphodiesterase family protein — MIGNKNNNDTTKLLNEKLGSESFLIAVHRGSSMGNIIENTLSAFYAAIQSGADILEIDVVRSSDGEFYIFHDGNERRLLGQEKNIREMDSVFIESLNYRNNIGQVVNYKVEKLENVLTSLKGSGMLLNLDRSWEDWETLLPFLDQFDMADQIILKSPVNQSCLSILEQHPIKYPYMPIIKKLEEIDEVLSYQTINLTGMELIAKDTDSVFFQDSIIRGIKEKGLFIWLNAIVLNDKDVLYAKYDDDQSIIKGPDYGWGKLIEKGCDVIQTDWPSLLNQYRQEISKKMKRG; from the coding sequence ATGATTGGGAACAAAAACAACAATGATACGACAAAATTATTAAATGAGAAATTAGGATCGGAGTCCTTTTTAATTGCTGTCCATCGTGGTAGTAGCATGGGAAATATAATTGAAAATACGCTCTCTGCTTTTTATGCAGCGATACAATCCGGTGCAGATATTTTAGAAATTGATGTGGTTCGCTCAAGTGATGGTGAATTTTACATATTCCATGATGGAAATGAGCGCAGGCTTCTGGGACAGGAAAAAAATATCAGGGAAATGGATTCTGTCTTCATTGAGTCTTTAAACTATCGAAATAATATCGGACAAGTTGTCAATTATAAAGTAGAAAAGTTAGAAAATGTCTTAACGAGCTTAAAAGGTAGTGGTATGCTCCTCAATTTAGATCGTTCTTGGGAAGATTGGGAGACATTGCTTCCTTTCCTAGATCAGTTTGACATGGCAGATCAAATTATTTTAAAATCCCCAGTGAATCAAAGTTGCCTATCTATTTTGGAACAACACCCTATAAAGTATCCGTACATGCCGATTATAAAAAAATTAGAAGAAATAGACGAGGTCCTAAGCTATCAGACTATTAATTTGACAGGCATGGAATTAATTGCAAAGGACACGGATAGTGTATTCTTTCAAGATAGTATCATCCGCGGTATTAAAGAAAAGGGATTATTTATTTGGCTAAATGCAATCGTATTGAACGATAAGGATGTATTGTATGCAAAGTATGATGATGACCAATCCATCATAAAAGGGCCTGATTATGGTTGGGGGAAACTTATTGAAAAAGGGTGCGACGTCATTCAAACCGATTGGCCAAGTCTATTAAATCAGTATAGACAAGAAATTAGTAAGAAAATGAAAAGAGGATGA
- a CDS encoding inositol monophosphatase family protein produces the protein MNKYIQDTHAHVLIWLEEAANMIRESFTEQLIIETKSNFSDLVTNMDKSVQNFFIQKIMEYYPTHQILGEESAEQFKDTNREHVWVIDPIDGTANFVKQQDHFCILISYYENDIGKLGYIYDVMNKNLYYAIENAGVFLNNSKLPTPPAISLQEGLVSIDVRNWYGKASLERLATEAFDIRYFGCGGIDSIHVITGKFAAFAASIAGPWDIAAQRIFAKELGLCVSKFDGSDVNYLKGGNWVISNKAAYEDLLTIVKEF, from the coding sequence ATGAATAAATATATCCAAGATACCCATGCCCATGTTTTAATATGGCTTGAAGAAGCGGCGAATATGATACGTGAGTCGTTTACTGAACAATTAATAATTGAGACAAAATCTAACTTCAGCGATTTAGTTACAAATATGGATAAAAGTGTACAAAATTTCTTTATCCAGAAAATCATGGAGTACTATCCCACTCATCAGATTTTAGGTGAGGAGTCTGCAGAACAATTCAAAGATACGAATAGGGAACATGTATGGGTAATCGATCCGATTGACGGGACGGCGAATTTCGTAAAACAACAGGATCATTTTTGTATCCTTATTTCCTATTACGAAAATGATATTGGAAAATTAGGCTATATTTATGATGTAATGAATAAGAATCTATATTACGCGATAGAAAATGCAGGTGTTTTCTTAAACAATAGTAAATTACCTACTCCACCAGCTATTTCTTTACAGGAGGGACTTGTCTCTATTGATGTACGGAACTGGTATGGAAAAGCAAGTTTGGAAAGGTTGGCTACTGAGGCCTTCGATATCCGATATTTTGGCTGTGGTGGTATTGACAGCATTCATGTGATAACGGGTAAGTTTGCTGCATTTGCAGCATCGATAGCGGGCCCTTGGGATATAGCGGCTCAACGAATTTTCGCAAAAGAGTTAGGGCTATGTGTATCTAAATTTGATGGAAGTGATGTCAATTATTTGAAAGGTGGAAATTGGGTAATTTCCAATAAGGCTGCATACGAGGACCTTTTAACAATTGTTAAAGAATTTTAA
- a CDS encoding extracellular solute-binding protein, whose translation MVTILDIAKEAGVSHGTVSNVLNGKGNVSSKKMELVLNAAEKLGYNLNNNAKLLRSGKSQTIIMILPSLALEEYSIFYENALKEASSIDYQIRLYCTYDNPIREKQIIKEIIKERPASIITVSALHDANEYYENIPISKSDIIFINRNLANVQEFITFDFNQAGIDIATLIDQHIIGKIALFTGKDNFTNEHEFTNALLENLDNRDITVYQSTLSHEYENAFKIVLESSFDCIIVTNVSKAQLLIKAFHYASNKKLPKIIALGPLKNMHSNEMMYYFQDFGYLGERVVKNIIQTINLKDKSHSNVYPNYGFLMKPDRYKNFQSEIKILTIDSPATHALKKVITHFEKNTNCIVHLDIKSYNEVFQIIEDDEKWKDFDIIRLDIAGYSWYGQKIYRPLRGLEVEIDAFIEALPYFIKDAYVNINDTAYAVPFDISIQMLFYRKDIFENDIVKRKYFEKTKSELKIPTTFEKYNEIITFFNENDFDQVKELTGASMISGNFETIAAEYLLRYYSLKGDLLTGTDIHLDPEVAINAMKLLYDNYRNSLVIDSNWWGEEVQAFNKGKSAMVIGFMNHLSVVSQSNIKGSIGIADVPGNTPLLGGGILGLTKSTKNVEASIEFLTWLNSPEISEQINLLGGNTASYFLSNNSVVRTMYPWLAKAKKTIINGKRETVFENGQRIDLKHTEEIIGKHILKLLTEDQPQFKKICRKT comes from the coding sequence ATGGTGACCATATTGGATATAGCAAAAGAAGCAGGCGTATCACATGGTACAGTATCCAATGTTTTAAACGGCAAAGGAAATGTCAGTTCAAAAAAAATGGAACTTGTTTTAAATGCGGCTGAAAAATTAGGATACAATCTAAATAATAATGCAAAGCTGCTTCGTTCCGGAAAAAGCCAAACTATTATTATGATATTACCTAGCCTCGCATTAGAGGAATACTCTATTTTTTACGAAAATGCTTTAAAAGAAGCAAGTTCCATAGATTATCAGATAAGGCTGTACTGTACTTATGACAATCCAATAAGGGAAAAGCAAATTATTAAAGAAATTATTAAAGAGCGTCCAGCTAGCATTATTACGGTCTCTGCATTACATGATGCTAATGAGTATTATGAGAATATTCCAATTAGTAAAAGTGACATCATTTTTATTAATAGGAATTTAGCCAATGTACAGGAATTTATAACTTTTGATTTTAATCAGGCTGGGATTGATATTGCAACGCTTATTGATCAACATATTATCGGAAAAATTGCCTTGTTTACTGGAAAAGACAATTTTACGAATGAGCATGAGTTTACAAATGCATTGTTGGAGAATTTAGATAATCGAGATATTACTGTATATCAGTCTACTTTATCCCATGAATATGAAAATGCGTTTAAAATAGTCTTAGAATCGTCCTTTGACTGTATCATTGTAACAAATGTCTCTAAAGCACAATTATTGATTAAAGCATTTCATTATGCTTCAAATAAAAAATTACCAAAAATTATCGCGCTCGGACCATTAAAAAACATGCATAGTAATGAAATGATGTACTATTTTCAGGATTTTGGATATTTAGGTGAACGAGTCGTGAAAAATATCATTCAAACGATAAATTTAAAAGATAAAAGTCATTCCAACGTTTATCCCAATTATGGATTTCTAATGAAGCCAGATCGATATAAAAACTTTCAATCAGAGATTAAGATTCTTACCATTGATTCACCAGCAACGCATGCGCTAAAAAAAGTCATTACGCATTTTGAAAAGAATACAAACTGCATCGTACATCTTGATATAAAATCCTATAATGAGGTTTTTCAAATCATTGAGGACGACGAAAAGTGGAAAGACTTTGATATTATAAGATTGGATATTGCTGGTTATTCTTGGTACGGGCAGAAAATTTACCGCCCACTGCGAGGATTGGAAGTAGAAATAGATGCATTTATTGAAGCATTGCCATACTTTATCAAAGATGCTTATGTCAATATCAATGATACTGCATATGCTGTTCCATTTGACATCAGTATTCAGATGTTATTTTATAGGAAAGATATTTTTGAAAATGACATCGTAAAGCGAAAATACTTTGAAAAAACCAAATCAGAACTTAAAATTCCAACGACATTTGAAAAATATAACGAAATAATCACATTTTTCAATGAGAACGACTTTGACCAAGTAAAAGAATTAACTGGTGCGTCCATGATTTCAGGAAACTTTGAGACCATTGCAGCTGAATATTTGCTCAGGTATTATTCCTTAAAAGGTGATCTTCTCACTGGCACAGATATTCATTTAGACCCAGAAGTAGCGATCAATGCTATGAAGTTACTTTATGATAATTACAGGAATTCTCTGGTCATTGACTCGAATTGGTGGGGAGAGGAAGTACAGGCTTTTAATAAAGGGAAATCGGCAATGGTGATTGGATTTATGAACCATTTGTCTGTTGTCTCTCAAAGTAATATTAAGGGTTCAATTGGAATTGCCGATGTTCCAGGGAACACACCTTTGCTTGGTGGAGGGATTTTAGGGCTAACGAAATCAACTAAAAATGTGGAAGCATCCATTGAATTTCTTACTTGGCTCAACAGTCCAGAAATTTCGGAACAAATCAATTTACTAGGTGGCAATACGGCAAGTTATTTTCTCTCGAATAACTCTGTTGTCAGAACGATGTATCCATGGCTTGCTAAAGCGAAAAAAACAATCATAAATGGAAAGCGAGAGACTGTTTTTGAAAATGGCCAGAGAATCGATTTAAAACATACGGAAGAAATCATTGGAAAACATATACTAAAACTATTAACAGAAGATCAACCTCAGTTTAAAAAAATATGTAGAAAAACATAA
- a CDS encoding extracellular solute-binding protein — MKKTWLLIVALVFSLVLTACGGNQDSSEGAAKGKDKSLVIYTNSGSDGRGDWLKEKAAEQGFKIEIVEAGGGDIRNKLIAEKANPIADVVYGLNEMNYIALKNEGVLEAFTPVWADEVEAGTSDPEGYYHSLVKQAILLIYNSDLYTEETAASDWPELWENKAFHGLYEVPTNLGGDTTRTVIAGILVRHQDPNGELGISAEGWEEIEKFFDNGTPATEGTPFYANLANGTTPFGQMFSSGIQQREEEYGVKAGIVSPEIGVPYVIEQVAIVKGTKKKEVAEEFINWFGSADVQAEWAKEFNSMPTNIEAAKSANPEVKALHESVTKQDMDWEFITENIDAWIEKITLEIQ, encoded by the coding sequence ATGAAGAAAACGTGGTTGCTAATCGTTGCACTTGTTTTTAGTTTGGTTTTAACAGCTTGTGGAGGGAATCAAGATTCCTCTGAGGGAGCTGCGAAAGGAAAAGATAAATCTCTAGTAATTTATACAAACTCCGGATCAGATGGTCGTGGAGACTGGCTGAAGGAAAAAGCTGCTGAACAAGGATTTAAAATTGAAATCGTTGAAGCTGGTGGAGGAGATATTCGCAATAAATTAATTGCAGAAAAAGCAAATCCAATTGCAGACGTTGTTTACGGATTAAATGAAATGAACTATATCGCATTAAAAAATGAAGGTGTTCTGGAAGCATTCACTCCTGTTTGGGCAGACGAGGTAGAAGCGGGAACAAGCGACCCAGAAGGTTACTATCATTCATTAGTAAAACAAGCTATTCTATTGATTTATAATTCTGACTTATATACAGAAGAAACGGCTGCATCTGACTGGCCGGAATTATGGGAAAATAAAGCATTTCACGGTTTATATGAAGTACCGACTAATTTAGGAGGGGACACAACTAGAACCGTCATTGCTGGTATTCTAGTACGTCACCAGGATCCAAATGGTGAACTTGGTATATCGGCTGAGGGCTGGGAGGAAATTGAGAAATTCTTTGACAATGGTACTCCTGCGACAGAAGGTACTCCTTTCTATGCAAACTTAGCAAATGGAACGACTCCATTCGGTCAAATGTTCTCAAGTGGAATTCAACAAAGAGAAGAAGAATACGGTGTGAAAGCAGGGATTGTATCACCTGAAATTGGTGTACCCTATGTTATAGAACAAGTTGCAATTGTGAAAGGAACGAAGAAAAAAGAGGTTGCAGAAGAATTTATTAACTGGTTTGGAAGTGCTGATGTACAAGCAGAATGGGCAAAAGAATTTAACTCAATGCCAACGAATATAGAGGCAGCTAAATCAGCTAATCCAGAGGTAAAAGCATTACATGAATCCGTGACGAAACAAGATATGGATTGGGAATTCATTACTGAAAATATTGACGCTTGGATTGAAAAAATCACCTTAGAAATTCAATAA
- a CDS encoding ABC transporter permease, with the protein MMQIQNKYKLNNNLFLLTIGIVLSWLCIAFLIYPNINLLIATFFQDGGFTLEPFEKLMKSERAMRSLWNSFILAIAVVITVNMVGLFLVFIMSYFEIKGMKFLRFGYYSTLIYGGIVLVAGYQFIYGDVGLVTNVLLAIFPDMNPHWFKGFWAVLFVMTFSSTSNYVIFLLNALQKVDYQTIEAARNMGATDFQIIRKVILPVLKPTIFALTILQFIGGLGAFAAPKVVGGEFQTITPMILTFSGIVSSRDLAALLAICLGLASMILLAIMTKVESKGNYMSVSKVKTSLIKQKINNKFTNVIIHMMAYVLFVLYTLPVVLIFIFSFTDSKAITTGKLTWDSFTLENYITVFTNASAYQPFLVSIIYSALTAIIVVGLILYIARLIQKHNNRWTAILEYILHIPWMLPSVLIAMGLIITYSIPNAVMFNKVLTGTVGILLIGYIIVQIPFVLRMLKASFYSIDTSLEEAAKNLGASNIRAFFKVLLPIILPSALALVALTFNSTLDEYNLSMFLSHPFYQTLGITIQNSTSPEALQDTRALTFVYTVLLMVISSIVLYLVYGRGTKAGK; encoded by the coding sequence ATGATGCAAATACAAAATAAGTATAAATTAAACAATAACCTGTTTCTCCTTACTATTGGAATTGTATTATCGTGGCTATGTATCGCCTTTCTTATTTACCCGAATATCAATTTATTAATCGCAACGTTTTTCCAGGATGGAGGCTTTACGTTAGAGCCATTTGAAAAGTTGATGAAATCTGAACGTGCAATGAGAAGCTTATGGAACAGCTTTATTTTAGCAATTGCTGTGGTTATAACAGTGAATATGGTTGGTCTGTTTCTAGTATTTATCATGAGTTATTTTGAAATTAAGGGAATGAAGTTTCTACGGTTTGGCTATTATTCAACCTTAATCTATGGAGGAATAGTATTAGTAGCAGGCTATCAATTTATTTATGGCGATGTAGGACTCGTAACCAATGTTTTGCTAGCCATTTTTCCGGATATGAACCCGCATTGGTTTAAGGGATTTTGGGCTGTCTTGTTTGTTATGACTTTCTCTAGTACATCAAATTATGTCATCTTCTTATTAAATGCCTTGCAAAAGGTAGACTATCAAACGATTGAAGCTGCAAGAAATATGGGGGCAACTGACTTTCAAATTATAAGAAAGGTGATTCTTCCCGTTTTAAAACCAACTATTTTTGCCTTGACTATTTTGCAGTTTATCGGCGGATTAGGGGCATTTGCAGCACCAAAAGTGGTCGGAGGAGAATTCCAAACGATTACACCGATGATTTTAACATTTTCCGGTATAGTCAGTTCTAGAGATTTAGCAGCCCTTTTAGCTATTTGTCTAGGGTTAGCTTCGATGATTCTACTTGCAATCATGACAAAGGTAGAATCTAAGGGGAACTATATGTCCGTTTCAAAAGTAAAAACAAGTTTGATCAAACAAAAGATCAACAATAAATTTACCAATGTCATAATTCACATGATGGCATATGTATTATTTGTGCTCTATACACTGCCAGTTGTTCTGATCTTTATATTTTCGTTTACTGATTCCAAGGCGATTACTACAGGTAAATTAACATGGGACAGTTTTACATTAGAAAACTATATTACGGTATTTACCAACGCAAGTGCTTACCAACCTTTCCTTGTGAGTATCATTTATTCAGCACTCACTGCCATCATTGTTGTAGGGTTGATCCTATATATTGCACGGTTAATTCAGAAGCATAACAACAGATGGACGGCGATTCTCGAATATATTCTTCATATTCCTTGGATGTTACCTTCCGTGTTAATTGCGATGGGTCTGATCATTACATATAGCATTCCAAATGCAGTAATGTTTAACAAAGTACTAACTGGAACGGTAGGCATATTATTAATTGGTTATATTATTGTTCAAATTCCTTTTGTATTAAGAATGTTAAAAGCGTCCTTTTATTCCATTGACACTTCATTGGAAGAAGCGGCAAAGAATTTAGGAGCAAGCAATATAAGGGCCTTCTTTAAAGTGTTATTGCCAATTATTTTACCTTCTGCTTTGGCATTAGTTGCCTTAACATTCAATTCAACTTTGGATGAATATAATTTATCGATGTTTTTAAGTCATCCATTTTATCAGACATTAGGAATTACGATACAAAACAGTACATCACCAGAAGCGTTACAGGATACAAGAGCATTAACCTTTGTCTATACGGTACTATTAATGGTCATTTCAAGTATTGTTCTTTACCTTGTTTATGGCCGAGGAACAAAGGCAGGAAAATAA
- a CDS encoding ABC transporter ATP-binding protein encodes MLKIFKYLKPKEWTLIVASIVFIVGQVYLDLKLPDYMSKITTLVQTEGSKTSEVWAAGGMMLLCALGSMILAVIVGYFAARVATSLSKELRKGVFDKTLSFSMEEINGFSIASLITRSTNDITQIQQTVAMGLQVMIKAPILAVWAILKITGKSWEWSAATGIAVIVLLIMIGNLIIFVLPKFKVVQKLTDNLNRVAREGLTGLRVVHAYNAQEYQEEKFEQVNKNLTDTNLLVNRLMAIMQPGMGLIMSGLTLSIYWIGAHLINNAGGMDRIGLFSDMVVFSSYAMQVVMAFMLLSMTFILLPRAAVSAARINEVLDTPQTIIDGEIQSSPKGIEGEIELRNVSFKYPDAEDYVLKDISFTAHKGETVALIGSTGSGKSTLINLIPRFYDSTEGEVLVDGINVKEYAQEALHNKLGYVSQKVVLFSGTVKSNVTYGDNGQTPSTDEEIKKAVEIAQGKEFVENMDGEYEAAIAQGGTNLSGGQKQRLSIARAVNRNPEIFIFDDSFSALDYKTDRQLRSTLKKETKGATSLIVAQRIGTIKDADKIIVLDEGKIVGMGKHSELLKTCKTYQEIAYSQLSKEELENE; translated from the coding sequence ATGTTGAAAATATTTAAATACTTAAAACCGAAAGAATGGACGCTAATTGTAGCTAGTATTGTGTTCATTGTAGGGCAAGTTTATTTGGATTTGAAGTTACCGGATTATATGTCTAAAATTACGACCCTTGTACAAACAGAGGGCAGTAAAACGAGCGAGGTATGGGCAGCTGGAGGGATGATGCTTTTATGTGCCCTTGGCAGTATGATATTGGCAGTCATTGTGGGCTATTTTGCGGCAAGGGTAGCAACATCTCTTTCAAAGGAATTGCGAAAAGGAGTATTTGACAAAACGTTATCTTTCTCTATGGAGGAGATTAATGGTTTTTCGATCGCAAGTCTTATTACTCGTTCTACTAATGATATAACGCAAATACAGCAAACTGTTGCAATGGGTCTTCAAGTTATGATTAAGGCTCCGATCCTTGCAGTATGGGCTATTTTGAAGATTACCGGAAAAAGTTGGGAGTGGTCAGCGGCAACAGGAATAGCAGTAATTGTTTTACTTATTATGATAGGCAACCTGATCATCTTTGTGCTACCGAAATTTAAAGTCGTTCAAAAACTGACAGATAATCTTAACCGAGTAGCAAGAGAAGGTTTAACTGGTCTTCGTGTTGTTCATGCCTATAACGCACAAGAGTATCAGGAAGAAAAATTCGAACAAGTAAATAAGAATTTAACAGATACAAATCTTTTGGTGAACCGACTTATGGCCATTATGCAGCCGGGGATGGGTCTGATTATGTCAGGTTTAACTCTTTCTATCTACTGGATTGGAGCGCATTTGATTAATAATGCAGGGGGGATGGATCGAATCGGTTTGTTCAGTGATATGGTCGTATTTTCATCTTATGCAATGCAGGTGGTTATGGCATTTATGCTATTATCAATGACGTTCATTTTGCTACCGAGAGCAGCAGTATCTGCAGCACGTATTAATGAAGTACTAGATACACCTCAGACAATTATTGATGGAGAAATACAATCGTCGCCTAAGGGTATCGAAGGTGAGATCGAACTCCGTAATGTTAGTTTTAAATATCCTGATGCAGAAGACTATGTTTTAAAGGATATTAGCTTTACAGCACATAAAGGTGAAACTGTCGCTTTAATCGGTTCTACGGGTAGTGGTAAAAGTACGCTCATTAATTTAATCCCAAGATTTTACGATTCTACTGAGGGGGAGGTATTAGTCGACGGCATTAATGTGAAAGAATATGCACAAGAAGCTCTTCATAATAAGCTAGGTTACGTTTCTCAAAAAGTCGTATTATTTTCAGGTACAGTAAAATCTAATGTTACTTACGGTGATAACGGCCAGACCCCATCAACAGATGAGGAGATCAAAAAAGCGGTGGAAATTGCCCAAGGTAAAGAATTTGTGGAGAACATGGATGGTGAATATGAAGCGGCTATTGCTCAAGGCGGAACAAATCTCTCAGGAGGACAGAAACAACGTCTTTCTATTGCACGAGCAGTGAATAGAAATCCAGAAATCTTTATTTTTGATGACTCGTTCTCTGCCTTAGATTATAAAACGGACCGTCAACTTCGTTCTACTTTGAAAAAAGAAACGAAAGGTGCAACTTCTTTGATTGTGGCACAGCGGATTGGAACGATTAAAGATGCTGATAAAATTATTGTTCTTGATGAAGGTAAAATCGTTGGTATGGGGAAACATAGTGAATTATTGAAAACTTGTAAGACTTATCAGGAAATCGCCTATTCGCAACTATCGAAGGAGGAGTTGGAAAATGAGTAA
- a CDS encoding MarR family winged helix-turn-helix transcriptional regulator, whose product MEEDKLTKRRSVGLEFRTLSLLMRRQLDHTLMEKDNHLTAMHGWTISYLCKNQDKDVFQKDFEREFSIRKSTASRILKAMENNGLITRQSVPYDSRLKKIVLTEDALKIHDGIMTRRAILEQKLLSGIPEEKLDVFFEVMDAMKENIES is encoded by the coding sequence TTGGAGGAAGATAAATTGACTAAAAGGAGATCAGTTGGATTAGAGTTTCGCACATTATCGCTTTTAATGAGAAGACAATTGGATCATACACTAATGGAAAAAGATAACCACCTTACTGCCATGCATGGTTGGACGATTAGTTATCTTTGCAAAAACCAAGATAAAGATGTCTTTCAAAAAGATTTTGAACGAGAATTTTCTATTCGCAAATCAACAGCATCCAGAATACTAAAGGCTATGGAAAATAACGGTTTGATCACAAGACAATCTGTGCCTTACGATTCAAGACTTAAAAAAATTGTCTTAACAGAAGATGCGCTGAAAATACATGACGGCATCATGACTCGTAGAGCGATTCTTGAACAAAAATTACTATCAGGTATCCCGGAAGAGAAACTTGACGTGTTTTTTGAAGTGATGGATGCTATGAAAGAGAATATTGAATCTTGA